One region of Vespula vulgaris chromosome 9, iyVesVulg1.1, whole genome shotgun sequence genomic DNA includes:
- the LOC127066239 gene encoding dynein light chain roadblock-type 2 isoform X2, translating into MAQEVEETMKRIQSHKGVVGTIVVNAEGIPIKSTLDNTTTVQYAGLISQLSDKARSVVRDLDPTNDLTFLRIRSKKHEIMVAPDKEFILIVVQNPVD; encoded by the exons ATG GCACAAGAAGTCGAGGAAACCATGAAACGTATACAATCTCACAAGGGCGTTGTTGGAACTATCGTAGTAAATGCGGAAG gaATTCCTATTAAATCCACATTGGATAATACAACGACAGTGCAGTACGCCGGCCTGATCAGTCAGCTGTCAGACAAAGCACGCTCTGTAGTTCGTGATTTGGATCCAACGAATGATTTGACTTTCTTACGTATTCGTAGCAAAAAACACGAAATAATGGTTGCTCCAGACAAAGAATTCATACTCATTGTAGTTCAAAATCCAGTGGATTGA
- the LOC127066233 gene encoding NAD(P)H-hydrate epimerase: protein MLSLILKGTICRNNLWTGRVVPVLSDIKICLTIKRLKHNKMVKYLSQSEAINVDKDLFEKYKFSVDQLMELAGQSCAIAIAKSYPLLDNFSNRILVCCGPGNNGGDGLVCARHLKHFGYSPEIYYPKETDNQLYKNLLHQCKENDITILESGFIKDKDAVELLNGFRVIVDAVFGFSFKPPVRDTFVPIMRILKTASIPICSIDIPSGWDVENGPSVKDDICPEMLISLTAPKMCALKFKGKFHYLGGRFVPKKLASAYNLNLPMYPGTDLIVSL from the coding sequence ATGTTATCGCTAATTTTGAAAGGTACGATttgtcgaaataatttatggaCCGGACGTGTGGTACCTGTTTtaagtgatataaaaatttgtttaacgaTAAAGCGATTAAAGCATAACAAAATGGTAAAATACCTAAGTCAATCGGAAGCAATCAACGTTGATAAAGAtctgtttgaaaaatataaatttagcGTGGACCAATTGATGGAATTAGCTGGTCAAAGTTGTGCCATAGCAATAGCAAAGTCATATCCTTTGttagataatttttcaaatagaatTCTGGTTTGCTGCGGACCAGGAAATAATGGTGGCGATGGTTTAGTATGTGCAAGACATTTGAAACATTTTGGTTATTCTCCTGAGATTTATTATCCGAAAGAAACCGACAATcaattgtataaaaatcttttgcatcaatgtaaagaaaatgatataactATTTTAGAAAGTggatttataaaagataaagatgcTGTTGAGCTTTTAAATGGATTCAGAGTCATAGTGGATGCTGTGTTTGGATTTAGTTTTAAACCTCCTGTAAGGGATACTTTTGTTCCTATCATGAGGATATTGAAAACCGCATCTATTCCTATATGTAGCATAGACATACCTTCAGGATGGGACGTCGAAAATGGTCCATCTGTAAAAGATGATATATGTCCAGAAATGTTGATATCCTTAACAGCGCCAAAGATGTGCGCGTTAAAATTTAAAGGAAAGTTTCATTATCTAGGAGGCAGATTTGTACCTAAAAAGCTAGCATCAGCTTATAATCTTAATTTACCAATGTATCCAGGGACGGATTTAATCGTATctctgtaa
- the LOC127066234 gene encoding exosome complex component RRP41: MIEEDIEADQGDLRVDGRRPLELRRIHVRMGVFGQADGSAYLEHGKTKILAAVYGPHQPKGTSRSKLTKAIVNCQYSIAVFSFTSGERKRKPRGDRKSQERSLELRRAMEAIIHLELHPRSQIDIFVEVLQVDGSDYCASVNAATLALIDAGIPIKNYAIGCTITLVNSSYTDGGEEGGVGSGVLDANFIEECAPGVTLSIVALPETNKDNVAKNSGLIVVAQGAGQRLHLSLLESLKQRALLGCQDIKTILDRAVRHYLTIHSLPSLCNVTLD; the protein is encoded by the exons ATGATAGAAGAAGATATCGAAGCGGATCAAGGTGATTTGCGTGTCGATGGGAGACGTCCATTGGAATTGAGACGAATTCACGTAAGAATGGGTGTTTTTGGCCAAGCTGATGGAAGTGCTTATCTAGAACATGGTAAAACAAAGATTTTGGCGGCGGTGTACGGACCACATCAg cCCAAAGGAACAAGTAGAAGCAAACTTACCAAAGCTATCGTAAATTGTCAGTACAGTATTGCAGTGTTTAGTTTTACATCGGGCGAACGTAAACGTAAACCAAGAGGTGACCGTAAATCACAGGAAAGATCTCTTGAATTGCGTCGTGCAATGGAGGCAATAATACACTTGGAATTACATCCACGCTCGCAGATTGATATTTTCGTAGAAGTATTACAAGTCGACGGAAGCGATTACTGTGCATCCGTTAATGCAGCTACCTTGGCTCTGATCGACGCTGGAATACCTATAAAG AATTATGCGATTGGATGTACAATAACATTAGTAAATTCTTCCTATACGGATGGAGGAGAGGAAGGAGGTGTCGGCTCGGGTGTATTGGATGCAAATTTTATAGAAGAATGCGCTCCTGGTGTAACTTTATCTATTGTTGCATTACCTGAAACAAATAAGGATAATGTGGCAAAAAATTCTGGATTGATAGTTGTCGCGCAAGGAGCAGGTCAAAGGTTACATTTGTCGCTTTTGGAATCGTTAAAACAGCGCGCTTTGCTTGGATGTCAAGACATAAAAACCATCTTGGATCGTGCCGTACGTCATTATTTGACCATACATTCACTTCCATCATTATGTAACGTTACGTTggatt
- the LOC127066239 gene encoding dynein light chain roadblock-type 2 isoform X1 — protein MCRRKSGNIFPFHSAQEVEETMKRIQSHKGVVGTIVVNAEGIPIKSTLDNTTTVQYAGLISQLSDKARSVVRDLDPTNDLTFLRIRSKKHEIMVAPDKEFILIVVQNPVD, from the exons ATGTGTCGCCGGAAGTCTGGGAACATTTTTCCGTTCCATTCg GCACAAGAAGTCGAGGAAACCATGAAACGTATACAATCTCACAAGGGCGTTGTTGGAACTATCGTAGTAAATGCGGAAG gaATTCCTATTAAATCCACATTGGATAATACAACGACAGTGCAGTACGCCGGCCTGATCAGTCAGCTGTCAGACAAAGCACGCTCTGTAGTTCGTGATTTGGATCCAACGAATGATTTGACTTTCTTACGTATTCGTAGCAAAAAACACGAAATAATGGTTGCTCCAGACAAAGAATTCATACTCATTGTAGTTCAAAATCCAGTGGATTGA
- the LOC127066226 gene encoding XK-related protein 6-like isoform X1 encodes MMEERNNKRYTIYIGGIFPAPKFDLDVVDVPPRQPYVSDLDVVFLIASIIMHLIDMAFDINIAVRYLLANKVIYFIWTLFFLLIPSFINVIISRRMQHQDEEIDSDLAQLENHKTCGQAIIKKKICCILAVAFQLAPVIRYYDTLIYALKARNCEKVGDRNGQKRYYFKMLKEDQDVALLRIFECFLEAAPQQVLQLTILLKHYDSDINFEFIHQVGSIITSLLSMGWAMASYNRSIRLAQHDKEIMNIRGSICQFLWHFLVTVSRILMVSLIASIWPLYTALACVCHWIAMTIWILIDSHGILQFCRKNNRAPHLTPTITERVYSVLLALVIGLVHIFVYLNVIDSNTLLKHVFFYGLCFFENIIANLLWMFNLSIEAKNSWYFPVYIVPCTVPFFLGITAMTLYYTLYHPVRKSQLQLSLRNED; translated from the exons atgatggaagaaagaaataataaaagatataccATATACATTGGTGGTATTTTTCCAGCTCCAAAATTTGATTTAGACGTCGTAGACGTTCCCCCAAGACAACCATACGTATCCGATTTAGACGTAGTTTTCCTTATTGCTTCAATTATAATGCACTTAATTGACATGGCATTTGATATCAACATCGCGGTAAGATATCTACTGgcaaataaagtaatatattttatttggactcttttcttcctacttattccatcttttataaatgtaattattagtAGAAGAATGCAACATCAAGACGAAGAG ATAGATTCAGATCTGGCACAATTAGAAAATCATAAAACTTGCGGACAAGCaataattaagaagaaaatatgttgTATCTTGGCCGTGGCTTTCCAATTAGCACCTGTGATACGTTATTATGATACTTTGATTTATGCTTTGAAGGCACGTAACTGTGAGAAAGTAGGAGATCGCAATGGCcaaaaacgatattattttaaaatgctGAAGGAAGATCAAGACGTCGCGCTACTAAGAATATTTGAATGCTTTCTAGAAGCAGCACCTCAACAAGTTCTGCAATTAACTATTTTACTGAAGCATTATGACAGTGATATAAATTTCGAAT ttATACATCAAGTTGGCAGTATTATTACTTCTTTACTCAGTATGGGTTGGGCAATGGCAAGTTATAATCGTAGCATTCGATTGGCCCAACATGATAAGGAAATAATGAACATTCGAGGTAGCATATGTCAATTTTTATGGCACTTCCTTGTAACAG TTTCAAGAATATTAATGGTTAGTTTAATTGCCAGTATATGGCCATTATACACTGCTCTTGCTTGTGTCTGTCATTGGATTGCCATGACAATTTGGATCTTGATCGATTCTCATGGTATATTACAGTTTTGTCGTAAGAATAATCGTGCGCCTCATCTGACACCAACGATAACAGAACGAGTTTATTCCGTGCTTCTTGCATTGGTTATAGGTCTAGtccatatatttgtatatttaaatgttatagATAGTAATACTCTTTTAAAACATGTATTTTTTTACGGCCTTtgcttttttgaaaatattattgctAATCTTCTTTGGATGTTCAATTTGTCTATAGAAGCAAAAAATTCTTGGTACTTTCCCGTATACATTGTCCCTTGTACAGTGCCTTTCTTCTTAGGTATCACTGCCATGACTCTATATTATACACTTTATCATCCAGTTAGAAAGAGTCAACTACAATTGAGCTTAAGGAATGAAGATTGA
- the LOC127066226 gene encoding XK-related protein 6-like isoform X2, with product MQHQDEEIDSDLAQLENHKTCGQAIIKKKICCILAVAFQLAPVIRYYDTLIYALKARNCEKVGDRNGQKRYYFKMLKEDQDVALLRIFECFLEAAPQQVLQLTILLKHYDSDINFEFIHQVGSIITSLLSMGWAMASYNRSIRLAQHDKEIMNIRGSICQFLWHFLVTVSRILMVSLIASIWPLYTALACVCHWIAMTIWILIDSHGILQFCRKNNRAPHLTPTITERVYSVLLALVIGLVHIFVYLNVIDSNTLLKHVFFYGLCFFENIIANLLWMFNLSIEAKNSWYFPVYIVPCTVPFFLGITAMTLYYTLYHPVRKSQLQLSLRNED from the exons ATGCAACATCAAGACGAAGAG ATAGATTCAGATCTGGCACAATTAGAAAATCATAAAACTTGCGGACAAGCaataattaagaagaaaatatgttgTATCTTGGCCGTGGCTTTCCAATTAGCACCTGTGATACGTTATTATGATACTTTGATTTATGCTTTGAAGGCACGTAACTGTGAGAAAGTAGGAGATCGCAATGGCcaaaaacgatattattttaaaatgctGAAGGAAGATCAAGACGTCGCGCTACTAAGAATATTTGAATGCTTTCTAGAAGCAGCACCTCAACAAGTTCTGCAATTAACTATTTTACTGAAGCATTATGACAGTGATATAAATTTCGAAT ttATACATCAAGTTGGCAGTATTATTACTTCTTTACTCAGTATGGGTTGGGCAATGGCAAGTTATAATCGTAGCATTCGATTGGCCCAACATGATAAGGAAATAATGAACATTCGAGGTAGCATATGTCAATTTTTATGGCACTTCCTTGTAACAG TTTCAAGAATATTAATGGTTAGTTTAATTGCCAGTATATGGCCATTATACACTGCTCTTGCTTGTGTCTGTCATTGGATTGCCATGACAATTTGGATCTTGATCGATTCTCATGGTATATTACAGTTTTGTCGTAAGAATAATCGTGCGCCTCATCTGACACCAACGATAACAGAACGAGTTTATTCCGTGCTTCTTGCATTGGTTATAGGTCTAGtccatatatttgtatatttaaatgttatagATAGTAATACTCTTTTAAAACATGTATTTTTTTACGGCCTTtgcttttttgaaaatattattgctAATCTTCTTTGGATGTTCAATTTGTCTATAGAAGCAAAAAATTCTTGGTACTTTCCCGTATACATTGTCCCTTGTACAGTGCCTTTCTTCTTAGGTATCACTGCCATGACTCTATATTATACACTTTATCATCCAGTTAGAAAGAGTCAACTACAATTGAGCTTAAGGAATGAAGATTGA